One window from the genome of Aeromonas sp. FDAARGOS 1405 encodes:
- the nrfA gene encoding ammonia-forming nitrite reductase cytochrome c552 subunit, producing the protein MIVSSRNRQIKLGLAALLLTTSLGTSGWAQAADDTQPKGKIEARSELFAKDHADQFTSWKGTSESKERTDALAEDPQMVVLWAGYPFSKDYNKPRGHFYALTDVRETLRTGAPKTAEDGPLPMACWSCKGPDVARVIDEKGEDGYFKGMWAKGGPEVVNTIGCADCHDTASKEFKEGKPALHLSRPYADRAMTAIGKPFKEQGRFDQQSQVCGQCHVEYYFSGPTKAVKFPWDKGTTVEQMEAYYDEIGFADWTHALSKTPMLKAQHPEYETWRAGIHGQNNVACVDCHMPKVQNEQGKVYTDHKVGNPFDRFEQTCRNCHTQSKKILQGIVKQRKEAVIETKLKVEKQLVHAHFEAKAAWDAGATEAEMKDILQDIRHAQWRWDYAIASHGVQMHAPEVALKVLGSALDKAADARTKLARLLASKGISHEIAIPDISSKEKAQAALGMDMKQFNSDKAQFLKTTVPAWDAEAKAAGRLAQ; encoded by the coding sequence ATGATCGTGAGTTCACGCAACAGACAGATCAAGCTGGGCCTCGCCGCCCTGCTGCTGACTACCAGCCTTGGCACCAGCGGCTGGGCACAGGCAGCCGATGACACGCAACCCAAAGGCAAGATCGAGGCGCGCAGCGAGCTGTTCGCCAAGGATCACGCCGATCAGTTCACCAGCTGGAAAGGTACCAGCGAGAGCAAGGAGCGAACCGACGCCCTGGCGGAAGATCCGCAGATGGTGGTGCTCTGGGCCGGCTACCCCTTTTCCAAGGATTACAACAAGCCGCGCGGTCACTTCTATGCGCTGACCGATGTGCGCGAAACCCTGCGAACCGGCGCCCCGAAGACCGCCGAAGATGGCCCCCTACCCATGGCCTGCTGGAGCTGCAAAGGCCCGGATGTGGCCCGCGTCATCGACGAGAAGGGTGAAGATGGCTACTTCAAAGGGATGTGGGCCAAGGGTGGGCCGGAAGTAGTCAACACCATCGGCTGCGCCGACTGCCACGACACCGCCTCGAAGGAGTTCAAGGAGGGTAAACCGGCCCTGCACCTCTCCCGTCCCTATGCCGATCGGGCCATGACCGCCATCGGCAAGCCGTTCAAGGAGCAGGGGCGCTTCGATCAGCAGTCCCAGGTGTGCGGCCAGTGCCACGTGGAGTATTACTTCAGCGGCCCCACCAAGGCGGTCAAATTCCCCTGGGACAAGGGCACCACTGTGGAGCAGATGGAGGCCTATTACGATGAAATCGGCTTTGCAGACTGGACTCATGCCCTCTCCAAAACCCCTATGCTCAAAGCCCAGCACCCCGAGTACGAAACTTGGCGTGCCGGCATTCACGGCCAGAACAACGTCGCCTGCGTCGATTGCCACATGCCCAAGGTGCAGAACGAGCAGGGCAAGGTCTACACGGATCACAAGGTGGGCAACCCCTTCGATCGCTTCGAGCAGACCTGCCGCAACTGCCACACCCAGAGCAAGAAGATACTGCAAGGGATTGTCAAACAGCGCAAAGAGGCGGTGATCGAGACCAAGCTGAAGGTCGAGAAGCAGCTGGTACACGCCCACTTTGAAGCCAAGGCGGCCTGGGATGCCGGCGCCACCGAGGCAGAGATGAAGGATATTCTGCAGGACATCCGTCACGCCCAGTGGCGCTGGGACTACGCCATCGCATCCCACGGGGTGCAGATGCACGCCCCCGAAGTGGCCCTCAAGGTACTTGGCAGCGCGCTGGATAAAGCCGCTGACGCCCGCACCAAGCTGGCGCGCCTGTTGGCCAGCAAGGGGATCAGCCACGAAATCGCCATCCCCGACATCTCCAGCAAGGAGAAAGCGCAAGCGGCCCTTGGCATGGATATGAAGCAGTTCAACAGCGACAAGGCCCAATTCCTCAAGACCACGGTCCCCGCCTGGGATGCCGAGGCCAAAGCGGCCGGACGGCTGGCACAGTAA
- the nrfD gene encoding cytochrome c nitrite reductase subunit NrfD, producing the protein MTMQEAFHFPSLVWDWPIAIYLFLLGISAGATTLSVLLRRKGAGSESGIIKATAILAPASVILGLLILIFHLARPWTFWKLMFHYQFDSVMSMGVMLFQLYMAVLFVWLAVVFRAEIETLRRHLLQEKFAFVDGLIGWLARIERLLAPLLLLLAVLLGAYTGFLLSALKTYPLLNNPVLPVLFLVSGISSGIASTILLAVTIFKENHHSQGVSFVHRFERPVLAVEVLLLVCFFTGLYFGGGQKEAAMWAAIGSGFWAQVFWLGVVGIGMLLPQLLALLTPAPLRVRNGHLVLVCSLTLVGILLLRYFVLYAGQMTVV; encoded by the coding sequence ATGACGATGCAAGAGGCGTTTCACTTCCCTTCACTGGTGTGGGACTGGCCCATCGCCATCTATCTCTTTCTGCTCGGCATCTCCGCCGGGGCCACCACCCTTTCGGTGCTGCTGCGCCGCAAGGGGGCCGGCAGCGAGAGCGGCATCATCAAGGCGACCGCCATTCTGGCGCCAGCGAGCGTGATATTGGGGCTGCTGATCCTTATCTTCCATCTGGCCCGCCCCTGGACCTTCTGGAAGCTGATGTTCCACTACCAGTTCGACTCCGTGATGTCCATGGGGGTCATGCTGTTTCAGCTCTATATGGCGGTGCTGTTCGTCTGGCTGGCGGTGGTGTTTCGCGCCGAGATTGAGACCTTGCGTCGTCACCTGCTGCAAGAGAAGTTCGCTTTTGTGGATGGGCTGATTGGCTGGCTTGCCCGCATCGAGCGGCTGCTGGCCCCGCTGTTGTTGCTGCTCGCCGTGCTGCTGGGGGCCTACACCGGCTTTCTGCTCTCGGCGCTCAAGACTTATCCGCTTTTGAACAACCCTGTGTTGCCGGTGTTGTTTCTGGTCTCGGGCATCAGCTCCGGCATCGCCTCCACCATCTTGCTGGCGGTGACAATCTTCAAGGAGAACCATCACAGCCAGGGGGTGAGCTTTGTGCATCGTTTCGAGCGGCCGGTGCTGGCGGTGGAGGTGCTGCTGCTGGTCTGCTTCTTTACCGGCCTCTACTTCGGTGGCGGCCAGAAAGAGGCTGCCATGTGGGCGGCCATCGGCAGCGGTTTCTGGGCTCAGGTGTTCTGGCTCGGGGTGGTGGGCATCGGCATGCTGCTGCCCCAGCTGCTGGCTCTGCTGACCCCGGCGCCCCTTCGGGTGCGAAACGGCCATCTGGTGCTGGTCTGCAGCCTGACCCTGGTGGGGATCCTGCTGCTCCGCTACTTCGTGCTCTATGCCGGTC
- the glpB gene encoding glycerol-3-phosphate dehydrogenase subunit GlpB gives MKFDNIVIGGGMAGLSAALRLVEAGQKTLLMASGQSALHFSSGSVDLLESEGDPRAALPAFMAAHPDHPYSKVGMQNIEASLADLQRHCAEQGLPLVRHDTNHQRLTPIGTLKRTWLSPDTCACVTDAPIPDVLLLATLEGFRDFHPALAAANLATHPRFAHCRILTGEIRLPQLAEFSRNPHEFRSADIARLCDKHHLVADLASEISRMVQESGVPGCRHIVLPACLSLGLVGPRLAELEQRTGCTIKEVATMPPSLIGMRMQEALKRRFMALGGTFLTSERVLGARYNGDRVVGVHTQNGDDQLFEADNFVLASGSFFSRGLESRLRGIREPIFDADVLSLEERDAWAGRRLFDHHPFMGFGVKTDDKLRVLRGGKPLTNLYGAGSVLAHYDPIREGSGSGVAVATGWQAAGHILGAAQ, from the coding sequence ATGAAGTTTGACAATATCGTTATCGGCGGTGGCATGGCGGGACTCTCGGCTGCCCTGCGGCTGGTGGAGGCGGGCCAGAAGACCCTGCTGATGGCCTCCGGCCAGAGTGCCCTGCACTTCTCCTCCGGCTCGGTCGATCTGCTCGAAAGCGAGGGGGATCCCCGCGCTGCGCTGCCTGCCTTTATGGCAGCCCATCCGGATCACCCCTACAGCAAGGTGGGGATGCAAAATATCGAAGCGAGTCTGGCCGATCTGCAGCGCCACTGCGCCGAGCAGGGATTGCCGCTGGTTCGCCACGACACCAATCACCAGCGCCTGACTCCCATCGGTACCCTCAAGCGCACCTGGCTCTCCCCCGATACCTGTGCCTGCGTCACAGATGCGCCGATCCCGGACGTGCTGCTGCTGGCCACCCTCGAGGGCTTTCGCGACTTTCATCCGGCACTGGCGGCCGCCAATCTGGCGACCCATCCGCGCTTTGCCCACTGCCGCATTCTGACCGGCGAAATCCGCCTGCCCCAGCTGGCCGAATTCAGCCGCAATCCCCACGAGTTTCGCTCTGCCGACATCGCGCGTCTGTGTGACAAGCACCATCTGGTGGCCGATCTGGCCAGCGAGATCAGTCGCATGGTGCAGGAGAGCGGCGTACCCGGCTGCCGCCATATCGTGCTGCCCGCCTGCCTGTCTCTGGGGCTGGTAGGCCCGCGTCTGGCGGAGCTGGAGCAGCGTACCGGCTGCACCATCAAGGAGGTTGCCACCATGCCGCCATCACTGATCGGGATGCGGATGCAGGAGGCGCTCAAGCGCCGCTTTATGGCCCTTGGCGGCACCTTCCTCACCAGCGAGCGGGTGCTGGGCGCTCGTTACAACGGTGACCGGGTGGTCGGCGTACATACCCAGAATGGCGATGATCAGCTGTTCGAGGCAGACAACTTTGTGCTTGCCTCCGGCAGCTTCTTCAGCCGCGGGCTGGAGTCCCGTCTGCGTGGCATTCGCGAACCCATCTTCGATGCCGATGTGTTGAGTCTGGAGGAGCGCGATGCCTGGGCCGGTCGCCGCCTGTTCGATCACCACCCCTTCATGGGCTTCGGGGTCAAGACCGACGACAAGCTCAGAGTGCTGCGTGGCGGCAAGCCGCTCACCAACCTCTATGGCGCGGGCAGTGTCTTGGCCCATTACGACCCAATTCGTGAAGGTTCCGGCTCCGGCGTTGCCGTTGCCACCGGCTGGCAGGCTGCCGGCCATATTCTGGGCGCGGCCCAATGA
- the glpC gene encoding anaerobic glycerol-3-phosphate dehydrogenase subunit GlpC, which produces MLLDHANQTFDQCIKCTVCTAYCPVAKANPAYPGPKQAGPDGERLRIKSPELFDSALKHCTNCKRCEVACPSGVRIGDIIAKAKHQYSGFKPGIREFVLSHTDLMGSMSTLMAPVVNFTTGLKPMKLVLDKALGVSSHRDLPKYSQGTFRGWYKKQKESQARFGRQIAYFHGCYVNYNHPQLGKELVQVLNAMNIGVQLLEREKCCGVPLIANGFMDKAKQQAAFNIKQMENSLQGNEMPLLATSSTCGFTLRDEYPHLLEQDNHKVRDRISLVTRFLWNEFYKGNKPAMKPLNLHIAYHTPCHMEKMGGVIYTLELLRAIPGVKVTVLESQCCGIAGTYGFKSENYQTSQTIGEGLFDQINRLSPDLVITDCETCKWQIEMSTSFRCEHPIHLLAQALA; this is translated from the coding sequence ATGCTACTGGATCACGCCAACCAAACTTTCGATCAGTGCATCAAATGCACCGTCTGTACCGCCTACTGTCCGGTGGCCAAGGCCAACCCCGCCTACCCCGGCCCGAAACAGGCGGGTCCGGATGGGGAGCGGCTGCGGATCAAGAGCCCCGAGCTGTTCGATAGCGCCCTCAAGCACTGCACCAACTGCAAACGCTGCGAAGTAGCCTGCCCGAGCGGAGTGCGCATCGGCGACATCATCGCCAAGGCCAAGCACCAATACAGCGGCTTCAAACCGGGGATCCGCGAGTTCGTGCTCTCCCACACCGATCTGATGGGCAGCATGTCTACCCTGATGGCCCCGGTGGTCAACTTCACCACCGGCCTCAAGCCGATGAAGTTGGTGCTGGACAAGGCGCTGGGGGTCTCATCCCACCGCGATCTGCCCAAATACTCCCAGGGCACCTTCCGCGGCTGGTACAAGAAGCAAAAAGAATCTCAGGCCCGCTTTGGGCGGCAGATCGCCTACTTCCACGGCTGCTACGTCAACTACAACCATCCTCAGCTTGGCAAGGAGCTGGTACAGGTGCTCAACGCCATGAACATCGGTGTGCAGTTGCTGGAGCGGGAGAAGTGCTGCGGCGTACCACTGATTGCCAACGGCTTCATGGACAAGGCCAAGCAGCAGGCGGCCTTCAACATCAAGCAGATGGAGAACTCCCTGCAGGGCAACGAGATGCCGCTGCTGGCCACCTCCTCCACCTGCGGCTTTACCCTGCGCGATGAATATCCCCACCTGCTGGAGCAGGACAACCACAAGGTGCGGGATCGCATCTCGCTGGTGACCCGCTTCCTGTGGAACGAGTTCTACAAGGGCAACAAACCGGCGATGAAGCCGCTCAATCTGCACATCGCCTACCACACCCCCTGCCACATGGAAAAAATGGGGGGCGTCATCTACACCCTCGAATTGCTGCGCGCCATTCCCGGGGTCAAGGTGACGGTACTGGAGTCCCAGTGCTGCGGTATCGCCGGCACCTACGGCTTCAAGTCGGAGAACTACCAGACCAGCCAGACCATCGGCGAGGGGCTGTTTGATCAGATCAACCGCCTCTCCCCCGATCTGGTGATCACCGATTGCGAGACCTGCAAATGGCAGATCGAGATGAGCACCAGCTTCCGCTGCGAGCATCCCATTCATCTGCTGGCCCAGGCTCTGGCATAA
- the glpA gene encoding anaerobic glycerol-3-phosphate dehydrogenase subunit A: MKRITTQVVIIGGGATGAGIMRDCALRGIDCILLERDDIAAGTTGRNHGLLHSGARYAVTDQESARECIQENRILKRIASHCVEDTGGLFLTLPEDDINFQTTFMDACALAGIETRQLDPREALCMEPNANPAMIGAIHVPDGTVDPFRLAAANVLDAKEHGARIFTHCKVLGLLRTQDRVHGVKAINTRTGEAFEVECQEVINAAGIWGQQICEYADLGIRMFPAKGSLLIMDYRINQLVLNRARKPADADILVPGDTISLIGTTSSRIDYNKIDQLTVEPEEVEVLLREGIKLAPIMARTRLLRAYAGVRPLVAVDGDDTGRNISRGIVLLDHAERDGLKGFNTITGGKLMTYRLMAEWATDLLAKKLGNSKPCRTAELNLPGSRDPEKVSAPGLSVPAEGSAQYRHGERVIAFFRDNPKANALICECEMVTAGEIEYALRELDVDNLIDLRRRTRLGMGPCQGELCAYRAAGLMQEYGKADGRQACVMLRQFLEERYKGTRPVLWGDALREAEFTYWIYEGLFGLGEWTTPQLVADTPCGPTSETTHKESRHEV; this comes from the coding sequence ATGAAAAGAATAACTACACAAGTCGTCATCATAGGCGGCGGTGCCACAGGGGCCGGCATCATGCGCGATTGCGCACTGCGTGGCATCGACTGCATCCTGCTCGAGCGCGATGATATCGCCGCCGGCACCACCGGCCGCAACCACGGCCTGCTCCACTCCGGTGCCCGCTACGCGGTGACGGATCAGGAGTCAGCTCGCGAATGCATCCAGGAAAACCGCATCCTCAAGCGGATTGCCAGCCACTGTGTCGAAGACACCGGCGGCCTCTTCCTCACCCTGCCGGAAGATGACATCAATTTCCAAACCACCTTTATGGATGCCTGCGCCCTGGCCGGGATCGAAACCCGTCAGCTCGATCCCCGCGAAGCCTTGTGTATGGAGCCCAACGCCAACCCGGCAATGATCGGCGCCATCCACGTCCCGGATGGCACGGTCGATCCATTCCGCCTCGCCGCGGCCAACGTGCTGGACGCCAAAGAGCACGGCGCGCGCATCTTTACCCACTGCAAGGTGCTGGGGCTGTTGCGCACGCAAGATCGGGTGCACGGGGTCAAGGCGATCAATACCCGCACCGGCGAAGCGTTCGAGGTGGAGTGTCAGGAGGTGATCAACGCCGCCGGCATCTGGGGCCAGCAAATTTGCGAATACGCCGATCTCGGCATCCGCATGTTCCCGGCCAAGGGCTCCCTGCTCATCATGGATTACCGCATCAACCAGCTAGTGCTCAACCGCGCCCGCAAACCGGCGGATGCGGACATTCTGGTACCCGGCGATACCATCTCCCTTATCGGCACCACCTCCAGCCGCATCGATTACAACAAGATTGACCAGCTCACCGTCGAGCCCGAAGAGGTGGAGGTGCTGCTGCGCGAGGGGATCAAGCTTGCCCCCATCATGGCGCGCACCCGTCTGCTGCGCGCCTACGCAGGCGTTCGCCCGCTGGTGGCGGTGGACGGTGACGACACCGGCCGCAACATCAGCCGCGGTATCGTGCTGCTCGATCACGCCGAGCGCGATGGCCTCAAGGGCTTCAACACCATCACCGGCGGCAAGCTGATGACCTACCGCCTGATGGCCGAATGGGCCACCGATCTGCTGGCCAAGAAGCTCGGCAACAGCAAGCCATGCCGCACTGCCGAGCTCAATCTGCCCGGCTCGCGGGATCCGGAGAAGGTCTCCGCTCCGGGGCTCTCGGTGCCTGCCGAAGGGTCGGCCCAATACCGCCACGGCGAGCGGGTCATCGCCTTCTTCCGTGACAATCCGAAAGCCAACGCCCTTATCTGCGAGTGCGAAATGGTCACTGCAGGCGAAATCGAATACGCCCTGCGCGAGCTGGATGTGGACAACCTCATCGATCTGCGCCGCCGCACCCGCCTCGGCATGGGCCCCTGCCAAGGCGAGCTGTGCGCCTATCGCGCCGCTGGCCTGATGCAGGAGTATGGCAAGGCTGACGGTCGTCAGGCCTGCGTCATGCTGCGCCAGTTCCTGGAAGAGCGTTACAAGGGCACCCGCCCGGTGCTGTGGGGCGATGCCTTGCGCGAGGCCGAGTTTACCTACTGGATCTACGAAGGGCTGTTTGGCCTAGGGGAATGGACGACGCCACAGCTGGTTGCCGATACCCCATGCGGCCCAACCAGCGAGACCACTCACAAGGAGAGCCGTCATGAAGTTTGA
- a CDS encoding YchJ family protein has protein sequence MNLCPCGSTLSLELCCGSRHSGAVADTPEQLMRSRYSAFVLGLGEYLVHSWHPAHLGGLTAEELSRIDTRWDGLEIIASQGGPEDETGMVEFKAWFLEGDERHCLHERSRFVRYQGRWVYTEGEIDPLPPKTGRNDPCPCGSGKKHKKCCG, from the coding sequence ATGAATCTTTGTCCTTGCGGCTCAACCCTTTCTCTCGAATTGTGCTGTGGCTCACGTCACAGTGGCGCAGTGGCTGACACCCCGGAGCAGCTGATGCGCTCTCGCTACAGCGCTTTTGTGCTCGGTCTGGGGGAGTATCTGGTCCATAGCTGGCACCCGGCCCACCTTGGCGGCCTCACCGCTGAAGAGCTTTCACGCATCGACACCCGCTGGGATGGTCTCGAGATCATCGCCAGCCAGGGCGGCCCGGAGGATGAAACCGGGATGGTGGAGTTCAAAGCCTGGTTTCTGGAGGGGGATGAGCGTCACTGCCTCCATGAGCGCTCCCGCTTCGTGCGTTATCAGGGGCGCTGGGTCTACACCGAAGGGGAGATCGATCCCCTTCCGCCCAAAACCGGCCGCAACGATCCCTGCCCCTGTGGCAGCGGCAAAAAGCACAAAAAGTGCTGCGGCTGA
- the nrfC gene encoding cytochrome c nitrite reductase Fe-S protein: protein MSCSRRDFMAGMGAGALIMMTGPTRSLATPLAHSQTIDGIRYGMIHDETACIGCTACMDACREVNKVPEGVLRLEIIRSGPIGTFPDAEYHFFRKSCQHCDNAPCVHVCPTGASHIRKEDGIVDVDADLCVGCMYCLAACPYQVRFINPVTRVADKCDFCRKTNLAAGKEPACVESCPTKALVFGNLDDPDSPIAQLLVKETTYRYKQALGTSPKMYRVPKGEIKS from the coding sequence ATGAGCTGCTCTCGCCGTGACTTTATGGCGGGCATGGGCGCGGGGGCCCTTATCATGATGACGGGGCCGACTCGTTCCCTTGCTACCCCCCTCGCCCACAGCCAGACCATCGACGGGATCCGCTATGGCATGATCCACGACGAGACGGCCTGCATCGGCTGCACCGCCTGCATGGACGCCTGCCGGGAGGTCAACAAGGTGCCGGAAGGGGTCTTGCGCCTCGAGATCATCCGCTCCGGCCCCATCGGCACCTTCCCCGATGCCGAGTACCACTTCTTTCGCAAGTCCTGCCAGCACTGTGACAACGCCCCCTGCGTGCACGTCTGCCCGACCGGCGCCTCCCATATTCGCAAGGAGGATGGCATCGTCGATGTCGACGCGGATCTCTGCGTCGGCTGCATGTATTGCCTCGCCGCCTGCCCCTATCAGGTGCGCTTTATCAACCCGGTCACCCGAGTGGCGGACAAATGCGACTTTTGCCGCAAGACCAACCTGGCGGCGGGCAAGGAGCCGGCGTGCGTGGAATCCTGCCCCACCAAGGCGCTGGTGTTCGGCAATCTGGATGATCCGGACAGCCCCATCGCCCAACTGCTGGTGAAGGAGACCACCTATCGCTACAAGCAGGCGCTCGGCACCTCGCCCAAGATGTACCGCGTGCCCAAAGGGGAGATAAAGTCATGA
- the nrfB gene encoding cytochrome c nitrite reductase pentaheme subunit codes for MGDLTMDFLRLMLMAAMLFTSLQGQAADPVAALVPATHEVEFLRNPDKACTDCHKEQSEGMHGKHGQATNPNNLAPVTCTNCHGQPSPQHREGVKDVMRFSDSFNNKQSTQSYPIAEQNGVCMSCHEPKPLREALWAHDVHATKLTCTSCHQLHPVKEPMVAIPEKSRIKLCVDCHSKQHEASKARQEQSKPATGKEAS; via the coding sequence ATGGGTGATTTAACGATGGATTTTTTACGACTGATGCTGATGGCAGCCATGCTGTTCACCAGCCTGCAGGGTCAGGCGGCCGATCCGGTTGCAGCCCTTGTTCCAGCTACACATGAGGTGGAATTTTTACGCAATCCCGACAAGGCCTGTACCGACTGTCACAAGGAGCAGAGCGAGGGGATGCACGGCAAGCATGGTCAGGCGACCAATCCCAACAACCTGGCGCCTGTCACCTGCACCAACTGCCACGGCCAGCCCTCCCCCCAGCACCGGGAAGGGGTCAAGGATGTGATGCGCTTTAGCGACAGCTTCAATAACAAGCAGAGCACCCAGAGCTACCCCATCGCTGAGCAGAACGGAGTCTGCATGAGCTGCCACGAGCCCAAACCACTGCGCGAGGCGCTCTGGGCCCACGACGTGCACGCCACCAAGCTCACCTGCACCAGCTGCCACCAGCTGCATCCGGTCAAGGAGCCCATGGTGGCGATCCCGGAAAAATCCCGCATCAAGCTCTGCGTCGACTGCCACAGCAAGCAACATGAGGCCAGCAAGGCCCGGCAGGAGCAGTCCAAACCGGCTACCGGCAAGGAGGCATCATGA